The proteins below come from a single Ignavibacteriales bacterium genomic window:
- a CDS encoding DEAD/DEAH box helicase, whose product MNIFQFHQNVINEYSDYINSFIDIKDEKIRSFVKEQLSSQKLWPDPLIQFNPSYEKSDSIESLSQQGTVVSEMIHMFKGYQLYKHQVEALRLGTADKDFIVTSGTGSGKSLTFMGTVFNHLFKSKQSGRGVKALIVYPMNALINSQTLELDKWKQKYETNSGLPFPITYKQYTGQEGKAEREEIKSNPPDILLTNYMMLELIITRLAENEIKNSISDNLRFLVFDELHTYRGRQGSDVSLLIRRIRSLAKSSLVCIGTSATMISGESYNEQKNKVAEVATRIFGKPFTSEQIIDEKLINSLGYSEQSLSQLQNSLQDEINSTAPYDELLNHPLASWIENEIALTKNDGVLIRRKPLNLRSIAQALSEKTNENIEICLLQLMRLLKWANYLNNEKDSDRKPILPFKLHQFISQTGSVYITLDAKENRVITLDPSSFIKDEKNEKKPIYPVVFSRISGHEFICVRKNLSESILEPREFNHKISEEEEESFEQGYIITADDSELIWDESQIGNLPDSWVKQSKSGDIAVVKEYKDRIPQKIYFNEYGIFSDKDDSLPLNGWYIAAPLLFDPTGGAFYDRKTSESTKLAKLGTEGRSTSTTVLSFSIIKSLHDAAVDVSEQKILSFTDNRQDAALQAGHFNDFIKIGRLRSAIYYALKNSEQGTLDYSTIASSVFETLNLSQEIYAKQYSPLPFQADENNKAFKNYIMYRLLTDLKRGWRVVLPNLEQCALLEIKYKFIDDTLSVEDFWKDTPIVKDMNLDERRDFIQQILDYFRRNYSLSYSLLESNEIERLQNTFREKIKPEWGLDKDEKIDEPSFMRVEAYKSYNQKLYTVSLGPQSYFGKYLKSIAKKYNYDLSGIYNDYVHKLLDKLEKANWLTVKEINSKDKKIKLYRLKVDSIIWKVGDGKNILPDKVRILSYKNFTPKPNHFFQSFYLQRFDQLKTLEAREHTAQIKNDVRKDREERFRNGEISLLNCSPTMELGIDISTLNIVHLRNVPPNPSNYAQRGGRAGRSGQAALIFTFCSNYSPHDKHFFNHPTDMVAGAVSAPRLDLYNEELLCSHLNAIYLSEVGLGSLNDSLANMIVMEKPDELPLKDEVVEKLNLSMVRQKLIHSVYKKAIQDLLPNLEEKCSWFSDEWITRQINDAPRAFNKALDRWRELFKSATRQLYNAQQIINDPILSNTSEDKRKAYIEQKQANRQLDLLKNTDSDSQKNTQLSEFYPYRYFASEGFLPGYNFTRLPLRAFVPKGEEGEFISRARFLALREFGPGNIIYHDGNKYKIIQTLLSDTENKIEKIKVSKSSGYAFMKDDYNLEFCPFTDSLLNTDDERELYTDLLPMAENRTMQMERINCEEEERLSLGFDIKTFFTVEGGLKRIRTVFVNDGKDQLLKIRYIPAATLIKINERWRIRKEPGFLINMKTGFWKKESILEDKTQDQNNIRRVRLFTTDTADALYIHPLKALAFNEGFVADSIITLQYAMKRAIENVFQVESNEIGVEVMGKPEWPNIFIYEAAEGSLGVLSQVVEKVDLFKTIIQEAYKICYYENGEDTKPGIGPATYSDLLSYYNQRDHMRIDRQLIKQPLEKLLSCQFEISTNPDFKTFDEQYKYLEERIDPHSSTERKFLDYLCNNGLKLPDKTQVEIPGIYVKPDFFYEKENACVFCDGTPHDDPIIKKQDALKREALLNAGYDVIVYYYKDSLDDLIKKRSDIFIKVK is encoded by the coding sequence ATGAACATTTTTCAATTTCACCAAAATGTAATAAACGAATATTCCGACTATATCAATTCCTTTATTGATATTAAAGATGAAAAAATTCGATCATTTGTAAAAGAGCAATTAAGCTCACAAAAGCTTTGGCCAGATCCTCTTATCCAATTTAATCCATCTTATGAAAAATCAGACTCAATCGAATCTCTATCTCAGCAAGGAACTGTCGTAAGTGAAATGATCCATATGTTTAAGGGATACCAGCTTTATAAACATCAAGTAGAAGCACTAAGACTTGGGACAGCAGATAAAGATTTTATTGTTACTTCAGGAACCGGCTCAGGTAAATCTCTTACTTTCATGGGAACGGTATTCAACCATCTCTTCAAATCAAAACAAAGTGGTCGCGGGGTAAAAGCTTTAATCGTTTATCCGATGAACGCCCTCATTAATTCTCAAACGTTAGAGTTGGACAAATGGAAACAAAAGTACGAGACTAATTCTGGATTGCCTTTCCCAATTACTTATAAACAATATACTGGTCAAGAGGGGAAAGCCGAGCGAGAAGAAATTAAATCTAATCCTCCGGATATTTTGCTGACTAACTATATGATGCTGGAATTAATAATTACTCGGTTGGCTGAAAACGAAATTAAAAATTCTATTTCGGATAATTTACGATTTCTTGTATTTGACGAACTGCATACATATCGTGGAAGACAAGGTTCGGATGTTTCGTTACTCATACGCAGAATCAGATCATTGGCTAAAAGTTCTTTGGTTTGTATTGGCACATCTGCCACAATGATTTCAGGAGAATCATACAATGAGCAGAAAAACAAAGTAGCTGAAGTTGCTACCAGAATTTTTGGAAAACCTTTTACAAGCGAACAGATAATTGATGAAAAACTTATCAATTCATTAGGCTATTCTGAACAATCTTTATCTCAACTTCAAAACTCCCTACAGGATGAAATAAATAGTACCGCTCCGTATGATGAATTATTAAATCATCCCTTAGCAAGCTGGATTGAAAACGAGATTGCATTAACTAAGAATGATGGTGTACTCATAAGACGGAAACCACTCAATTTGAGATCAATCGCTCAAGCGCTGTCCGAGAAAACAAATGAGAATATTGAAATATGCTTGCTTCAATTAATGAGACTTTTGAAATGGGCTAATTACTTAAATAATGAAAAAGACTCTGACAGAAAACCAATTTTACCTTTTAAATTACATCAATTCATCAGCCAAACTGGCTCTGTTTATATAACTCTTGATGCGAAAGAAAATCGTGTGATAACTCTTGATCCATCTAGCTTCATTAAAGATGAGAAGAATGAGAAGAAGCCAATTTATCCGGTTGTATTTAGTCGTATATCCGGACATGAATTTATTTGTGTGAGGAAGAATCTATCAGAGAGCATTCTTGAACCACGAGAGTTCAATCATAAAATCTCAGAAGAAGAGGAAGAAAGTTTTGAACAAGGTTACATCATTACTGCTGATGATTCTGAATTAATTTGGGATGAAAGTCAGATTGGGAATTTGCCTGATTCATGGGTTAAGCAATCTAAAAGTGGGGATATAGCTGTAGTTAAAGAATATAAAGATAGAATTCCGCAAAAAATATATTTTAACGAATATGGAATTTTTTCTGATAAAGATGACAGTTTACCATTAAACGGTTGGTATATAGCAGCTCCGTTACTATTCGATCCAACAGGTGGTGCATTCTACGACAGAAAAACTTCAGAGAGTACAAAACTTGCTAAACTTGGAACAGAAGGAAGAAGTACTTCAACAACAGTACTTTCTTTCTCTATAATTAAATCACTTCACGATGCCGCAGTGGATGTCTCTGAACAAAAAATACTTAGCTTTACCGATAATCGGCAGGATGCAGCATTACAAGCCGGACACTTTAATGATTTTATCAAAATTGGTCGCCTCCGTTCGGCAATTTACTATGCATTAAAGAATTCTGAACAAGGTACACTTGATTATTCCACGATTGCAAGTTCTGTTTTTGAAACTCTAAATCTTTCACAAGAAATTTATGCTAAACAATATTCTCCGCTCCCATTTCAAGCCGATGAAAATAATAAAGCTTTCAAAAACTATATCATGTACCGATTATTGACAGATCTTAAAAGAGGTTGGCGCGTAGTACTCCCGAATCTTGAGCAGTGCGCTCTTCTTGAGATAAAATATAAATTTATTGACGATACCCTCAGCGTCGAAGATTTTTGGAAAGATACGCCTATTGTTAAAGATATGAATTTAGATGAGAGAAGGGATTTCATTCAGCAGATTCTTGATTACTTCAGAAGGAATTACTCTTTATCTTATTCGCTTCTTGAAAGTAATGAAATTGAGCGGTTGCAAAATACATTTCGAGAAAAAATTAAACCTGAATGGGGTTTAGATAAAGACGAGAAAATTGATGAACCAAGCTTCATGCGTGTTGAAGCCTACAAATCATACAATCAAAAACTTTATACCGTAAGTCTCGGTCCTCAGAGCTACTTCGGAAAGTATCTCAAATCCATAGCTAAAAAATATAATTATGACTTATCTGGTATTTATAACGATTATGTTCACAAACTTCTCGATAAACTTGAGAAAGCTAACTGGCTAACTGTCAAAGAGATTAATTCAAAAGACAAAAAAATAAAACTCTACCGTCTTAAAGTTGATTCTATTATTTGGAAAGTTGGAGATGGTAAAAATATTCTACCTGATAAAGTTAGAATCCTTTCTTATAAGAATTTTACACCAAAGCCGAATCATTTTTTCCAATCATTTTATTTACAAAGATTCGATCAATTGAAAACACTTGAAGCAAGGGAACATACTGCTCAAATCAAAAATGATGTTAGAAAGGATAGGGAAGAACGCTTCCGTAATGGAGAAATCTCTCTTCTGAATTGTTCACCAACAATGGAATTGGGAATAGATATTTCCACGCTCAATATTGTCCACCTTAGAAATGTACCGCCTAACCCATCTAATTATGCACAGAGGGGCGGGCGTGCCGGAAGAAGCGGTCAGGCTGCATTAATCTTTACATTCTGTTCAAATTATTCTCCTCACGACAAGCACTTTTTTAATCATCCTACAGACATGGTTGCTGGAGCGGTTTCTGCACCAAGATTAGATCTTTATAACGAGGAATTACTCTGCTCTCATTTGAACGCAATCTATCTTTCAGAGGTTGGACTTGGCTCTCTTAATGATTCCTTAGCCAATATGATCGTAATGGAGAAACCTGATGAATTACCTCTAAAAGATGAGGTCGTGGAGAAATTAAACTTATCTATGGTAAGACAAAAGCTCATCCACTCAGTTTATAAAAAAGCTATTCAAGATCTTCTTCCCAATCTGGAGGAGAAGTGTAGTTGGTTCTCTGATGAATGGATAACAAGACAAATCAACGATGCCCCGAGAGCCTTTAATAAAGCATTAGACCGTTGGCGAGAATTATTCAAATCAGCAACAAGGCAACTTTACAATGCACAGCAGATCATTAATGATCCGATATTATCCAATACTTCGGAAGATAAAAGAAAAGCTTACATTGAACAAAAACAAGCAAACAGACAGCTTGACCTTCTAAAGAATACTGATTCGGACTCACAAAAAAACACACAACTTTCAGAGTTTTATCCCTATCGTTATTTTGCGTCGGAAGGATTTCTTCCTGGATATAATTTTACAAGATTGCCATTGCGTGCATTTGTACCCAAAGGGGAAGAGGGCGAATTTATCTCCCGTGCAAGATTTCTTGCTTTACGTGAATTTGGCCCTGGAAATATTATTTATCATGACGGAAATAAATACAAGATCATTCAGACTCTACTGAGTGATACTGAGAATAAAATTGAGAAGATTAAAGTCAGTAAGTCTAGCGGTTACGCATTTATGAAGGATGATTACAATCTTGAGTTTTGTCCATTTACTGATTCATTGCTTAACACTGATGATGAAAGAGAACTATATACCGATCTTCTTCCAATGGCAGAAAACCGCACAATGCAAATGGAAAGAATAAATTGCGAAGAAGAAGAAAGATTATCGTTGGGATTCGATATTAAAACGTTTTTCACTGTCGAAGGTGGACTTAAAAGGATTAGAACTGTATTTGTGAATGATGGGAAGGACCAGCTACTAAAAATAAGATACATTCCCGCAGCAACACTTATTAAGATTAATGAGAGATGGCGGATCAGAAAAGAACCAGGATTTCTGATTAATATGAAAACCGGATTCTGGAAAAAAGAATCTATTCTAGAAGATAAAACGCAAGATCAAAATAACATTAGAAGAGTTCGTCTATTCACGACGGATACTGCCGATGCTTTGTATATTCATCCTTTGAAAGCTCTTGCTTTTAATGAAGGCTTTGTAGCTGATAGCATAATCACATTGCAGTATGCTATGAAACGCGCAATCGAAAATGTTTTTCAGGTTGAATCAAACGAAATAGGTGTTGAAGTAATGGGTAAACCAGAATGGCCCAATATTTTCATCTATGAAGCTGCTGAAGGAAGTCTTGGAGTTCTATCTCAGGTGGTTGAAAAAGTTGACTTATTTAAAACAATAATTCAAGAAGCTTACAAAATTTGTTATTACGAAAATGGGGAAGATACAAAACCTGGTATCGGTCCGGCAACTTATTCGGATTTGCTGAGCTACTATAACCAACGCGATCACATGAGGATTGATAGGCAGCTTATTAAGCAGCCTTTGGAAAAATTATTGTCTTGTCAGTTTGAAATTTCTACTAATCCTGATTTCAAAACTTTTGATGAACAATATAAATATCTTGAAGAAAGAATTGATCCTCACTCATCAACCGAAAGAAAGTTCTTAGATTACTTGTGTAACAACGGACTTAAACTTCCAGATAAGACACAAGTCGAAATTCCTGGCATTTATGTTAAACCCGATTTCTTTTACGAAAAAGAAAATGCATGTGTCTTTTGTGACGGAACTCCACATGATGATCCTATAATTAAAAAGCAAGATGCACTTAAAAGGGAAGCATTATTAAATGCCGGCTATGATGTTATTGTTTACTATTACAAAGATTCATTGGACGACTTAATTAAAAAACGTAGCGATATTTTCATAAAAGTAAAATAG
- a CDS encoding toll/interleukin-1 receptor domain-containing protein encodes MNKARIKLRLGDLFDGPSDLIVLPCSTGGTITKFVANYLQHFNIPFPNERLKLGDVLFLPFEGAENIAQYVAFAASVKGNTSDSEAINNIGKKIGEFTREKSSIRLISSPLLGAGAGGLQSETVVENLYRGFVSKAEPDSTLVINVLHENVYERLKENFYNLLSSEDPSITRKNFGSNKPPLRVFISYTSTSISHQNWIKSLATCLRENGLDARLDIWHLRPGMDLPQWMCNELQMANRVIIISDEQYAQRADGRHGGVGWETMIIQGDMSRIPATDNKYLVVVRSEKIDDGLPLYLRTKYCLHCSDSFLEDNFKDKILKELFNVELAPPIGSPPIFI; translated from the coding sequence ATGAATAAAGCTCGTATAAAATTAAGGCTCGGGGATTTATTTGATGGCCCGAGCGATTTAATAGTATTACCATGTTCAACTGGTGGAACAATAACCAAATTTGTGGCAAACTATCTTCAGCATTTTAACATTCCGTTTCCTAATGAAAGACTGAAACTGGGCGATGTTTTATTTTTACCATTTGAAGGGGCCGAAAATATTGCTCAATATGTTGCTTTTGCGGCTTCTGTTAAGGGTAATACGTCTGATTCTGAAGCAATAAATAATATTGGGAAAAAAATTGGAGAATTCACAAGAGAAAAATCTTCAATACGTTTAATTTCTTCTCCTTTACTAGGCGCGGGAGCGGGTGGATTGCAAAGTGAGACTGTTGTTGAAAACCTATATCGAGGATTTGTATCAAAAGCAGAACCTGATTCAACTTTGGTTATTAATGTTTTACACGAAAATGTTTACGAACGATTAAAAGAAAATTTTTACAACCTATTATCGTCTGAAGATCCTAGTATCACAAGAAAAAATTTTGGAAGTAATAAGCCACCACTAAGAGTATTTATAAGTTATACTTCTACCAGTATTTCCCATCAAAATTGGATTAAATCATTAGCTACATGTTTGAGAGAAAATGGATTAGATGCTCGATTAGATATATGGCATTTAAGACCGGGTATGGATCTACCACAATGGATGTGTAATGAACTTCAGATGGCTAACAGAGTTATTATTATTTCTGACGAACAATATGCTCAACGTGCTGATGGTAGGCATGGCGGAGTTGGTTGGGAAACAATGATTATCCAAGGAGATATGTCAAGAATACCAGCAACCGATAATAAGTATTTGGTAGTTGTTCGTTCAGAAAAAATCGATGATGGGTTGCCATTGTATTTAAGAACAAAATACTGTTTGCATTGTTCAGATTCATTTCTAGAAGACAATTTTAAAGATAAGATTCTCAAAGAATTATTCAATGTTGAGTTAGCACCACCAATAGGTAGTCCACCTATATTTATATGA
- a CDS encoding DUF4981 domain-containing protein: MKISKIIFLLNVILFLISYENRYGQSNTVENWENPQVNGINREPMHSTLMPYESFEKAAAVKRFESKYFFSLNGSWKFNFVNKPDDRPKDFYKLNYDVSSWKEISVPSNWQFQGYDIPIYRNSDYPFEMNPPFIQKNFNPVGSYRREFEVPADWKGRQIFLNFDGVESAMNIWMNGEFVGYSEDSRLPAEFNITKYLKDGKNTLAVEVFRWCDGSYLEDQDFWRLSGIFRNVFLMATPDVHIRDFEIKTELDESYKDAELIVITKIKNYGEQPAAKTKLEITLLDENNNPVGEKVLIKTERELLFPNAENIIPLKVKIANPKKWSAEQPNLYTLILTLKDKDGNVLEYESSKIGFRKSEIKNGQLLLNGKPILIKGVNRHEHDSDLAHYMTEELMIKDIVLMKQHNINTVRTCHYPDDPRWYELCDKYGLYLIDEANVESHGIGYDPDKTLANKPEWLQSHLERIQRMVERDKNHASIIIWSMGNEAGDGVNFEAASNWIHMRDASRPVHYERAGRKAHTDIVCPMYPGINYLLNYAKEKQDRPLIMCEYAHAMGNSVGNLQDYWDVIESHDQLQGGSIWDWVDQGFKKKTSDGREYWAYGGDFGEDQTDGNFCINGLVLPDRTTTPKTLEVKKVYQNISVKPVNLPKGEVKIFNKYFFTNLNEFEMIWQLYEDDKVIQNGVDDKISVEPRKELVVKLPIKKFRTVAGAEYFLNFGFKLKEKKLWAQKDYELAAEQFQIPFKKESVKLDAKKLNELKVVETPENIFINGKDFDVVFSKIKGMIISYVYKGVKLIESGPQPNFWRAPTDNDFGNGMEKRCAVWRYTGDTREIKNVAIEQSKIKSMIKVKMEFLLNEIEGKYISTYSVFGDGSIEIENDFNPMKKDLPEIPRIGMKMQMPKDFSNVEWFGRGPQENYIDRFTAAFVGRYKSTVHEMFTEYVSPQENGTRTDIRWIAVSNPNGIGLMAIGEPLLSASTLYYTDEAMTQKSRGTMHPTDLVSNNFVNMNIDYKQMGVGGDNSWGAYPHDQYRIFPKEYSYKFILRPFDNGIDRMKLSKGFYVD, encoded by the coding sequence ATGAAGATATCTAAAATCATTTTTCTTCTAAATGTGATTTTATTTTTGATCAGTTATGAAAATCGTTACGGACAGTCAAATACTGTTGAAAATTGGGAGAATCCGCAAGTGAACGGAATCAACCGTGAGCCGATGCACTCTACATTAATGCCTTATGAAAGTTTTGAAAAAGCAGCAGCGGTAAAACGGTTTGAATCAAAATATTTTTTCTCATTAAACGGTTCATGGAAATTTAATTTTGTCAACAAACCGGATGACCGCCCAAAAGATTTTTACAAATTAAATTATGATGTGAGCAGCTGGAAAGAAATTTCTGTCCCAAGTAATTGGCAGTTTCAAGGTTATGATATTCCGATCTACCGGAACTCAGATTATCCATTTGAAATGAACCCGCCGTTCATACAGAAAAATTTTAATCCGGTCGGATCTTACCGTAGAGAATTTGAAGTGCCCGCTGATTGGAAGGGAAGGCAGATCTTTTTGAATTTTGACGGTGTGGAATCCGCTATGAATATTTGGATGAACGGCGAATTTGTTGGATACAGTGAAGACAGCCGCCTGCCCGCTGAGTTTAATATCACAAAATATTTGAAAGATGGAAAAAATACTCTTGCCGTTGAAGTCTTCCGTTGGTGTGATGGTTCGTATCTGGAAGATCAAGATTTCTGGCGCCTAAGCGGGATTTTTAGAAATGTTTTTCTGATGGCAACACCGGATGTACATATAAGAGATTTCGAAATTAAAACAGAACTCGACGAGTCTTACAAAGATGCTGAACTGATTGTAATTACAAAGATCAAAAATTATGGAGAACAACCGGCAGCAAAAACAAAATTAGAAATCACTTTGCTTGATGAAAATAATAATCCGGTTGGTGAGAAAGTTTTGATAAAAACTGAAAGAGAATTACTATTCCCAAATGCTGAAAATATTATTCCTCTCAAAGTTAAAATTGCCAATCCGAAAAAATGGTCGGCAGAACAACCAAATTTGTACACTCTAATTCTTACATTGAAAGATAAAGATGGTAATGTTCTTGAATATGAGAGTTCTAAAATTGGATTCAGAAAATCTGAAATAAAAAATGGTCAACTACTTTTAAATGGTAAACCAATTCTAATAAAAGGAGTGAACCGCCATGAGCACGATTCCGATTTAGCGCACTACATGACCGAAGAGTTAATGATCAAAGATATTGTTTTGATGAAGCAGCATAACATTAACACTGTCCGTACGTGCCATTATCCAGACGATCCGCGCTGGTATGAACTTTGCGATAAGTACGGCTTATATCTGATTGACGAAGCTAATGTTGAATCTCACGGCATCGGTTATGATCCTGATAAAACTTTAGCGAATAAACCAGAATGGCTTCAATCTCATCTTGAAAGAATTCAGAGAATGGTTGAGAGAGATAAAAATCATGCGAGTATAATTATTTGGTCTATGGGAAATGAGGCTGGTGACGGTGTCAATTTCGAAGCGGCAAGCAATTGGATTCATATGCGGGATGCTTCAAGACCGGTTCATTATGAACGTGCTGGCAGAAAAGCGCATACAGATATTGTTTGTCCGATGTACCCCGGAATAAATTATCTCTTGAATTATGCAAAAGAGAAACAAGACCGTCCGTTGATTATGTGCGAGTATGCTCATGCAATGGGAAATTCTGTCGGTAATCTGCAAGACTATTGGGATGTAATTGAAAGTCATGATCAGCTGCAAGGAGGAAGTATATGGGATTGGGTTGATCAAGGATTCAAAAAGAAAACTTCCGATGGAAGAGAGTATTGGGCTTACGGCGGTGATTTTGGGGAAGATCAAACCGATGGAAATTTTTGCATCAATGGTTTGGTTTTGCCAGATAGAACAACTACTCCCAAAACTTTAGAAGTGAAGAAAGTATATCAAAACATCTCGGTAAAACCGGTTAATCTGCCCAAAGGTGAAGTGAAAATTTTCAATAAATATTTTTTCACAAATCTAAATGAGTTTGAGATGATATGGCAATTATACGAGGATGATAAGGTAATTCAGAATGGTGTTGATGACAAAATATCAGTTGAACCCCGTAAAGAGTTAGTTGTTAAACTGCCGATCAAAAAATTTAGAACAGTTGCCGGTGCAGAATATTTTCTGAACTTCGGTTTTAAGTTGAAGGAGAAAAAACTATGGGCTCAAAAGGATTATGAATTAGCGGCAGAGCAATTTCAAATTCCATTCAAAAAAGAATCAGTTAAACTCGATGCAAAAAAACTAAATGAATTAAAAGTTGTTGAGACTCCGGAAAATATTTTTATAAATGGAAAAGATTTCGATGTTGTATTCAGTAAGATAAAGGGAATGATTATTTCATATGTTTATAAGGGTGTCAAGTTGATTGAAAGCGGTCCTCAGCCAAATTTTTGGCGCGCGCCAACGGATAACGACTTTGGAAATGGAATGGAGAAACGATGTGCAGTATGGAGATACACCGGAGATACCAGAGAGATTAAAAATGTTGCTATAGAACAGAGCAAGATTAAGAGTATGATCAAAGTTAAGATGGAATTTTTATTAAACGAAATTGAAGGGAAATATATTTCAACCTATTCTGTTTTTGGGGACGGCAGTATTGAGATTGAAAATGATTTTAATCCTATGAAAAAAGATTTGCCGGAAATTCCGCGCATTGGAATGAAGATGCAGATGCCAAAGGATTTCAGTAACGTGGAATGGTTCGGTAGAGGTCCGCAAGAAAATTACATTGATAGATTTACAGCTGCGTTTGTTGGACGTTATAAATCTACTGTTCATGAAATGTTTACAGAGTATGTTAGTCCGCAAGAAAATGGAACGAGGACAGACATTCGATGGATTGCGGTAAGCAATCCAAATGGTATAGGATTAATGGCAATTGGTGAACCGCTATTGAGTGCTTCAACACTTTATTACACAGATGAAGCTATGACTCAGAAAAGCCGCGGCACGATGCATCCTACCGATTTAGTCTCGAACAATTTTGTGAATATGAACATTGATTACAAACAAATGGGTGTCGGCGGAGACAATTCTTGGGGCGCTTACCCGCATGATCAATACAGAATATTTCCCAAAGAGTATTCTTATAAATTTATTCTTCGTCCGTTTGATAATGGAATTGACCGGATGAAATTGTCAAAAGGATTTTACGTTGATTAA